CTGCACTGCGGGTCGCCCTCCGTGGCTTCTCAGCACACCGATCTGCACACTTGCTAAGTCGTTCTCCCAGGATGTCATGGTTGATTGTGATCCTGCCAGTCTGGCCGTCAGCACAGTGATTTAGTggccagatttatttatttatttttttaatctgcaGCCAATTGTGGAACACTAAAGCTTTTAAGAGGATTTAGAACTCTTAATTCGCTAGTCTGATTTATCCTGGATTTTGCACTTAAATATGACAGCCTCCAAACAAGAATCCTGTGTTTCCTGGGGAAGTCTTCTGCATGTAAAAAGGGCCAAGAAACTGTTAGATTTGTCAGCAGAGAACTCTTCAGGAAGAGGTcaggggttgtgtgtgtgtgtgcatggcttCGTACATGTGTGACTGCATGGTGGGCACACAATGGCAAGTGATAGAAGCTGGCTTAGAAAATCCTCAGCCAGGGGCCTGGGCAGATAGCTGGGTGGGCAGAGTGCCTGCTGCTCAAGGGCGGACCTGAGTCGGAtccccagcacctgtgtaaaaTCTGGGGACATTGGCTTATGCCGGTAACCACAGCTCTGAGGGGTGGAAACAGGCAGATACACCCTGGGGCTTTGCTAGTCATGCAGCCTAGCTGACAGGGCAAGctgcaggttcagtgaaagatctAATCtcgataggtaggtaggtaggtaggtggatggatggatggatggatggatagatagatagatagatagatggaaagaaagaacaggattCAGTGAAGAAAGACAGCAGACACAGACCTATGGCTTGCGTGTTGTACATGCATGGGTGAAGGTGGCGGCCCACGCCCACTTATAAGAAAGAAGCCCGTGGCTAGATTGATCTCTCCCAGACTTTATGGAGCAATGACTGCTGATTGACTCCAAAGCCTGACATTAGAGAAGTACTTGTGCGTTTGTTCATAACAAGAAGTACCTTGAGTTGTTCCTGCACCATTTGTGCCCTTTGTCAGATTCAAAGAAAGATACCTGTCCCTTGACCCAGGATGTGCCCAGCCCAACCCTGTGGGTCCGTACGACTGCAACCCTGGTATTCCGGCTCCTTATACTGAGAAACCCTAAGAACCTGGGGGAGATGGCCAGCTGAGGAGGTCACTAATCAGAATCTTTCAACACTTCTTCCTTCCTCGCCGCGGCTGGGGACCTGCCGCCGCCTTCTGCAGGGAGCTAATTCATTATCATGGTCTCCTGAGTTCCTGGATTTCTGCTTGTCTAGTGATCGGCCTGGCTACCGCTGCTGATGGCAGGTAGAGGGCGGCTCTTTTTAGCTGATAGACTAGGGCACAAAGAACACCTCTAACTGAGCCCACAGGGACGTTTTTGCTCACACAAAAGGAACTCTAGCAAGCCAGGGGGGTGCTGAGATGATGTCAGCAGTGACATGTCCTGGGGCTCTTGACGGTGATACTAAGGTGATGGTCTCTGGCTTGTTCATGCTGATGGCATGTGTCCAGGGGGCTCTGgctgtccctccctccttttccctggttcattctttttaaagatttatttatttttatgtatatgagtattctaTCTTCATGCACACCTGcttgccagaaaagggcatcagatcacattatagatggttgtgagccgccatgtggttgctgggaattgaccaggaccatctggaagagcagacaatactcaacctctgagccatctctctagccctcctgGCTCATTCTTGATGCCTTCTCAGCAGTCAGCCCTCCCCGTCTCTGTTCCTTTTGGTAAGCTGAGCCCTTCATTTGCTTGTAGAATGGTAACCTTAATGGGTTGAGAGGATAGTCTGCCTCTGCTGTGCATCTGTGGTCCAGCAGACCTGCTGTAACAGAAAACTACCATTAATATTGACTGGTCCACATCAgcaagaggaagatgatacatttcttttttctttaagatttatttattatttatgcaacattctgcctgcacaccagatcttactatagatggttatgagccaccatgtggttgctgggaattgaactcaggacctttggaagaacagcgagtgttcttaacctctgagccatctctccagccccgaggaAGAGATTTGAAAAGTAACACTTCACAGCTGATGCgctagctcagtgggtaaaggtgtttgccactaagcctgatcCCCAAGTCCAGGCCTCTAGAAATCTATGGTGGACAGAGAGAGCCAGTTCCCACagactgtcctctggcctccacacctaTGCCATGGCATGTGCccgaacacatacacacacacacacatacacacaaactgtAATTGTAAAATTTTTGAGAAGTTCAATTTAGGGGCAGGTTTGGGGAGGAAGCTTGTCCCTGCCACCCTTCTGAGATATTTTCCAGGGATAAGAAGTGTGCATCACTTGCAATTCAGTTTTGTAGACACTTTTTGTAACCATACATTATTGTCTTTGTGGTGCATATGTCTTTATTACCCATGTCTTGTTCCTTTTTGTAACAGAATGAATCAGTAACTGTTGTATTAAGTGATGAGGTAATGTTCCAGGTTCTGTACTAACTTAAGCCGAGGGCTTTGGTTCCCGTGGGACATGTTCTCCAGCCCTTTTCCTTATGAAAGACGCTTGCTGTCTTTGTTTTGCATGTTACTGGGGATGATGCAGTGACAACTAGACTATAAGAGCCACGTGTGAAACATGGCTGCCATTCTAGAAATTATTGGGGTTTTAAAATTATTGCACCGGGAGGtggtttggggggaggggcacacatgtgtttgtgcacacacgGATGCACAGTGctgagatcagaggacaacttgctggagtcagttttctccttttaccGTGTGGGGTCCAGGGATGACACTCAGGCCaccttttatctgctgagccatcttgctaggcCCTCATCATAGAATTCtcaccacagaagacagaagTAGAATTGTGCCTCATCAAGGGTTTTCCTGAGTAAGGTGTTCTGTGGCCTGTGGGCATCCGGCAACCCTCACGGCCCTTGGACGGCCTTCAGTTAGCTATAGGACACGTGCCCTAAAGTGAAGTGGATACACTAAGACTCCTGCCCACCTTAAGTTTTCTACCATTTTCTTCCCATCCTGGTCTTTTCCACAGGGTCACAGAGAAGGCTAGACCATATATGAAAGGTCCGGGAGTCAGCAGCAGCTTCCCCGACAGTAAGCTGAGCCCCGCTGCCCAGGATTTCAGTATCAGGGGCAGTTTGTTTGTTCAAAGAAGTCCATGTGTAGAGGAAGCACACACCAGGAGGCTGGCTCTTGGAGAATCACATCCCAGCCAGATCTGGACTTGGCCTTGGCCTTGGGAATGTGCACTGATCCCAGGAAGCTCCTACAGGTGGCAAGTGCCAACCTGGAAAAGTAGACTTTGTCTGTTTTGAACTTGGTGGGTCTCAACACTCTTTCACATACCTTACCCTGTTAGATCCTAAGTGAGAACAAGAGCTGTGTTTGTCACTGAGAAAATCAAGTCTCTAAAAACACTTTCCCAGCGCCCCCATTTTCCCCAGGCCAGCTGCTGATCCAGCTGTGGAGCCCCGGAGTTGGAGTAAGTGGGCTCTGTCCGAGCGTCACCTGCACAGCGCTTGCTCAGTCTGGGGCCAAGCTAGGACCATGGAGGACCTCTCTGAGGACAGGTAGCTTATCACTGTTGGCTGTATCTAGAAGCCTGTCTGTGCTCTTTGCCATCTGAGGGTCAGCACTGTGCAGTGAGTAACAAGTCTGAGGAACACATGCTTGGACAGGGACCCATGTGCTCACTCCTCCCCAGTCCAGCCTCCATGATTCGTCTTTAGTGGGATCCCAGtggtatctgcctgcctctcagaGTTGTATCAAGAGTCAGTGAGGAAATGCACCTGAAAGTCTTAGCAAGCCCCAAAGGCACACACGTGAGTTGTTGTTATCGATACCTGGAAAATGGGCATTGTAAGTACTTCCCGTGTGACTGCTGAACACAGGAAAGCTCCTGGGATGGGAGACTGTGCATCTATATTTTAATACACACAGGGGTCACCATCTTAGGACTGTtgagaaggtggaaagagaaaatagattctcctgcccatgtggcatgccctTGAACCTCTTCTGGCTGACACTCTCTGGGAAGCCTCAGGCCACCTTGCCTCCCCCTATAGTGGTGGGGGAGTGGGTAGGAATGTCAGCTTGCAGCCTCTTAGAATCACCTGATCGTTGAGCCCCTGTGACGAGCTGTCTTGATTGCAGTAAGTGAAGTAGGAAGCCCCACCTCAGATCTGAGCAACAGCATCGTGATAAAtgatgttgtgtaaactttgctcacCAATATTCTCTAACTGGTTAAATAAAAGTTGCTGACAGCCAGTTACTGGGCAGAATGGAGGTAGGCAGGGCTTCAGTTCTCAGGCCTGGGGTGTGCGTGGGGGAGCTCAGGTAGGGACCATGaggctgggagaagagggagggagagagagaaggaagaagatggagaaagagggcGTGGCCTAATGGAGCGGATCCAGCCCAGTCAGGATGACTaattggcaagtaacttggggagtGCAGCTGGGAAATACTCAGACTAGCATAGAAAATTAGTTTCGATCACACCTGCCCATTATTGTGATAAAGCGGTTTAAATAAATCGATAGGTCTCTGTATCAATTATTGGTGGGTTAGCTGGGACATAGTAAGAGCCCTATATGAATTAATAGATACTCAAACACAGCCCAAATAAAAAGGATGCAGAAGAAAGGCTACTTGCCTACTGCTCCTTTATCCTTCCCTCCCAACTATGGAGTTACTTTgctccactgctgctgctgctgacgaCGAAGATGacaatgatggtggtggtgtggtGAACTCTGGGGATATTGAAACTAGTGTTTCTAGGCTCCCAGCGGGGAGTGGGGAGCAGCAGCTCTCTGGGAATAGTCCAGGTCTCCAGCAGCAGCTGATTCCTGAGTTCTCAGCTTCTGGGGTgcgagacagccattgttggactgccCCAGCTGAATCATGCCAGGCAGCCTTAGAAGCCTCTTTCAGCATACATCCATTGTTCCTCTAGAGCCCTGACTACTGCAAGTAGGCTGTGCCTATTAGATGTGACGTTGCCTGTTTTATAAGAAAGGAAGTGGGTACTCTGCAAAGGGCAATGGCACACTGGCCTAAGTCACGAGCATGGAGACACAGGACTCTGCCTCCCCCAAATCCAGTGATCCAGGGTCCTGTTGTCCAAGGGCAGGAGGATGGGACAGAATGGGCATGGACAGACAGAGGGAAAGCAGAGATCAGCTTCTGGGTGATGttcctttaaaaatgaaatggtgCCATGGAAGAAACCTGTCCTTGTAAATGTGAAGGACAGATTCATGCTGAGtacaagaaaaggaagaaacccTCAGTCAGACACATTGAActcctgcactctgaccaaagagGAGGAGAGGCTGAATCCTTTTAGAGATGCCAAAAGGATGCTGCCATGGAGAAGGGTCTGGGAAAGCTCCAGACACGGACCTTGAAGTCTCGTTTATGGAGCAGCAGTGGTATTTCACGGACATTTGCCTCCGCTGTCTTTGGGGAGAGCTGCATAAGGAAGTTTACTCAGCATGTTACATGGCAAACATCGCTTCCATGGCATTtgaccctcctcttcctcctctcaggTTCTCCCATGATAGCCATGCTCTCCACAGAGCTATGTGCTTTTGCCCAGTAGAGCCAAGGTTGTTTGGGGGATGGGAAAAGCATGTTCTTCTAGAAATGCTGTCTCACTCCCACCCCCATTGATATACGTGCCATTGAGATATTGATCCATACAGAAAGGCGTGTACACGTGGGCATTTTTGTTGACATATGTCTATAACCACCACCAgtctataaaaaaataataatgtgggagagatggctcagtgggtagagggaTTCCTGtgcaaacctgagtttgatccccagcacccacataaaggtTAGACGAGGCAGTGGGTGTCTACAACCTGACCAGTAGCTGGTGGAGCCAGGCGGCTCAGGGCAGGCAGGCTAGCGGAAAGGCAGCTCCCTGTTCATAGACAGAGCATGTCTTTAAGGGGGGAGGGGGTGAAAAGCAATAAGGAAGACATCTGAGGTTGATGGTagaacacacacatgagcacactcctggacatacatgcacacacgcaggGTTGGCATTCCTCTGGTTTCTGACTCTTCAGACTCTTAGTCTGTGTAGTCGCTGTGTATTGGCTCTTCACTGTGTTTTGCTTATGACGTTCTTCGAGTGCTTCATGCTGTTTTGGTTCCTTCAGTCTGTTTTACTGTTACATGAATATTCCTCAGTTCTGCCACTTACTGTAGACAGGACTGTGGGTGATTTCTCTCTGGGTCACGATGAGCAGTGTAGCCCTGTCTTTTAGTAAACCTTTGCCTGACCCTGCTGTGCAGTTTGTGCAAGTTCAGTTTTAGTGTGTACTGCCTGCCAGCCTTGCACAGCAGACACCCCAGTAGGTCCCCACCAGCCCCCAAGTTCATGGCAGACTGAGCCAGCCATTTCTCTCACAGTATGGCCACGCTGGGAAGCGTGCTGTGCCAGCGTGCTGTGACCGTGATCTGCATTTTCGGACATCTGGAGCCCTATTTCATTTAAACATGACAGTTAAGACAGTTAGACAGAGCCATCTGTCTGCCTTGAGTCTTCAGTCTACAAATACCATAGCTTAACTGGGTGCACAGCTATGCGGACTGCTTCCTCAGCCTCTAACTGACTCTCTGTaacccaaggaaaaagaagaaaaatgcctCTGGCCGCCCAGTCAGGACTGCCCGGGACCGAGTGCCCACATACCTGTATAGCATGGACTTCGAGAAGATGGGCAAGTGCATCATTATAAACAACAAGAACTTCGACAGAGCGACAGGTAGGTGCTGGGGCCAGGGCCAGCCTCTCCTGGTCCTCCCAGACACGCATCAGCGTCTGGGAGTGGCGCTCCAGGCACGGGAGAAAGGGCTGCAGAGAATCTTCAGTCTAAGGCCTGCAGTGCACTGCAGCACAGACACTGCTgagagtcaaggagcctgacttAGTTGCttgcctgttgctgtgataaaagggGGGATTCTAGATCATGTGACGTTGACAGCCGGTACTGACCATCACAAGACCTGAGTGGCTTTGAGTTACCATGAGGTGGCTGTCCTGTGGAGCTGAGTTCCTCCTTTGGAGTTTGCCTGTAGTCACGCTTGTACATGTAAGCCGTGTCACTGAAAGGTGTTTTTTCTATTTCAAGCCCTGATGCCGGAGCCCACTCAGCATGTGGTCTGACGGGGCCTGTCCTCAGTGTTGCTCAACCCCGCTTCTTGCTTTACCCCCACAGGTATGGACGTCCGGAACGGCACAGACAAAGACGCAGAGGCACTCTTCAAGTGCTTCCGAAGCCTGGGTTTTGAGGTGGCCGTCTACAATGACTGCTCTTGTGCAAAGATGCAAGAGCTGCTTAGACGAGGTGAGTGTGAGCTGTCCTTGTCTGTCCTACCCAGAAGAACAGGTTCTAGGCTCTGAGATGCTGGCTGTGGAGATACCACATTGTAATTGTGTGGATGGGCTTCAGAGACAGTGAGAGGAAGGCTGCCGAGAAGGTCAGGGAGCACACTAGACTCCGAGAGCTACGCCCATTCCCGGAAGGGTGTGCTTTCTATGTGCCAGGCCTGGGCAGCCTTTAACATTGTGGCATTTCACTGGCACCCACACAGCCCAAGCTGATAGAAGGTGCAGAGTCACAGCTTCCATCCTATTTAGGGCTGCTTCCCATTTCGTGTTGAGGCCATGGCTGCCATGCGGCCCATGCTGCCCACAGTGTGGGCCTTAAAGAGTGCCACTGGGGCACTCTCATACTTGGGGAAAGTGCTTTCAGCAGAATCCTACCTGCTCGTTAGACAGGGACCTACAGCAGCAGAGGGCTCAGCTTTTTTTAACTACACAGCTGAAAAAGAAAGCTATTATGCAGcctttcttattttccttttaattgaTTTCTTGGGaccaaagaaatggctcagtgattatgAATGCTTACTGCTCCCGCAAGCGCCTGGGTTTGGTGGAGTTTGGCTCACTGCACCCATGTTGGATGGCTCAcacccacctgtagctccagctcaaGAGCATCAGAGGCTggctctggcttctgcaggtcttctctctctctctatctctatctctctctctctctctcagaggctggcttctggcttctgcaggtcttctctctctctctctctctctctctctctcacacacacacacacacacacactacaggctccattcacacacatacacacacagattaaATAAATCTCGAAAACAACATAAAATTCACATGAAGTACCTGCATGAGTGCCAGCACATAGGAGGTATCCCTGAAATTCTAAATCTTTTTCCCCATGGCTTTTATGGAATTAGCTAGTAGGTTGGTTAGTGTCACAACCATAAAAAAGCTGAAGCCACGCCAGTGAGCTGTGTGCTCCCTGATTCCTCTCCTGATCCCTGTACTGACAGCTGtctgatttttttcctgttaacTTGCTAATTTACATGCTCCACAGTGCCCCAGCCCGTCTTCCAGGCTGTTCCTCAGTGTCCCCAGCCCGACTTCCAGGTTGCTTTTCTACCACATGTATTCCATTGCCCCCACTCATgtctctgctctcctctcaggaTGCCCTGCCTAGGTCCATAGCTGACATATACTTGTAtctaagcacacacatacacgcgtGCATATTTTTAAAACCAGGTTACACACATGAGAGGAAGTGGGGGCTTTGTGTTTGAGGCTGATTTCCCTTAACACAGTGGTTTCCAGCTCTGTCCAGTTTCCTGCAGTTTCTCTACGGCTGCGCAAAGCTCCATTGTACAAATGCACCGCACATTTGTTGTCCACTTTCCCTTGATGGGTGGTTCAGTTCCCTGGCTACTGTGACCAGGTCAACAGTATGCATGGCTGTGCGTGTGTCTACGGCACGGAGTCCTTCCGCTTTCTGTTCTCTATTGCGATGGATGCCGTGTAGTAGAGCCGCTGTTGCAATCACCTTAAACGGACGGTTAGTGGACTTCAAAGACGGCTGCCTCATTAGGATTCTTTCCGTCTCCCATAACCAGAGCAGCCTAGCCGTTAACCCCATGCTGTTCCCCTCCCCTAGCCACCCACACCCTCCTGTCTGCTTTTCCCCTGTGAACTTTGCTGTCTCACCAGAGTGAAGTCCTGCAGCATTTGCCCCTTTTGTGACCTATTTGTGGCTTATTCTGCTTGGcctaatgttttcttttcttcaacaaatatttgtgtgATGCCTCTTATGTATCTCACTTAAAAAATAGCAACTGTTTCTGGGCGTGGTGgagcagacctttaatcccagcactcaggaagcagaggcaggcttagTTTGAGAAcggcctggtctacatggcaagttctaTGAATGTTTACATATAAAGAAATAGGAACTCACTTCATCGCCACTGTAACCACCTCAGAAAAGAAAACGGAGACCAGCTAAGCTCTGTGGTGTCACGGAACCAGCCACAGAGCGGCTGTGTTCTTCTGTTCCCAGTGTCCTCTAGTGTCTATTTTAGTGCCTGGGTTCTGTCTGAGAGAAGTTCTGGGATTCTCCCAGACTGTTCACACTCTCCTCAGAGAGGTGGCCTAGCCCTGTCCTTTGGAAAGATCCCCACAGCATACTCTCCCCTCCCCACAGCaggctctcccctccccacagcaggctctcccctccccacagcACGCTCTCCTCTGGCCCCAGCACGCTCTCCCCTCCCCATAgtagcctctcccctccccacagcatgctctgccctccccacagcaggctctcccctccccacagcaggctctcccctccccacagcAGGTTCTCCCCTCCCCACGGCaggctctcccctccccacagcAGGCTCTCCCCTGGCCACACATGGTCAGCCCACCCGAGCACTCAGCATTGATTGCTTCCCTGCAGCCTCCGAGGAGGACCACAGCAATGCAGCCTGCTTCGCCTGCGTCCTGCTGAGCCACGGAGAAGAGAATCTGATTTACGGGAAAGATGGTGTGACGCCGATAAAGGATCTGACGGCTCATTTTAGGGGAGATCGATGCAAAACCCTGCTAGAAAAGCCCAAACTCTTCTTCATTCAGGTGCTTTTGGAAGGGGTGGGGTCATGTGTGGGCAAAGATTGCAGAGTGCTGGGGGTGGTGTTATCCATACAAATCAACATGCTGTTTCTGGGGGCATGCGAACTGGGGTTGGGGCTTCTGCCCAGAAATGGCTGGCACGGGCACTCGCTCTATCTCCGTAAGGCTTCGCTTTGTAATTTGGCCCAGCTCAGGCGCTTATCTGTTTGTCAGCTGGCTGCTGGGCTCCTGGTGTGCCAGGCAGGGCTCTGGGGCACAGCAGGGGCAGGACAAGCAGACTGTTGTCCGGTCATGTGATCTCTACTTTGATATGTTTTAGGCATGCCGAGGGACGGAGCTAGATGACGGGATCCAGGCTGACTCAGGGCCTATCAGTGACACAGATGCTAATCCCCGCTACAAGATCCCGGTGGAAGCTGACTTCCTCTTTGCTTACTCCACAGTTCCAGGTACCCTGTCCACTGTCTGTTGACCTCACCAACCCACGTTCCTCCATCAACATGCAGGCATGAAGCCTGTGTTAGTCTCCTGTTGCTAGAGTTAGCGCCTCTAACTCAAAACGTTTCAGAGTGTCAGTATCCCACTCAAAAGTTTGGCTTCTGGGGGATTTTCGATGTCATATTTCCTTGTTGGAACTGTCTGACCAAGGGGACCTGGCTCAGGGGGTAAGCTGGGCAGCTCAGCATGAGTACCCAAACCTGAATACCCAGCATCTGTCTAAGAGCCAAACCTAgaatgcatgcctgtaaccccagcacaaggTGACAGATTAAGGAGAATCCTAGAGCCTCACGGCCCTGCCGTGAATTGGCAAGCTCCAAACTCActaaaagactctgtctcaaatgcTAACACCCGACATGGACACAAGTGCCTGCAGCCAGGTGTGCGTAGGCACATTCACACGTGCATACAGCACatgcacagaaagaaagaagaagaaaaacattgcTCCGCCGGTAAAACCTGTACAAATGTTCTGAAGTCTGAAACACTCACGGCCAGGCGTTTAGGATAACGGATGCCCAGCCTGTCCTGCCTGTCCTGCCTGTCCTGCAGACAAAATAACTCAAGTCACATGAACATGGTGTTGGTGTTCTTGAGGTCCAAATCCCGGTATGGATGAGCGGGCTGCCTCGCTGCTGGAAGCTCCTCTCATGTCAGAACTTCCTGTATCCTCTGGCTTCTGGCTCTTCACCCACCGAAAACCCTTTGCTCGCTCTCTCAGTCTCTTCTCTGTCGTCCCCACAAACACACTTTATTTTCCCCTGTATCCTTCTTCCCTGCTCTGAGACTGGGCAGTCCAGGACCATTTCCCCTTCTTGAGTCTATAATTCTAATGGCATCTGAAAAGTCCTTTTTGTCATGTAGGGTAACATAGTCACATATTCCAGAGTTTGGTATGTCCATCTTCGGGACCATAATTCTGCCTGCCACAGAATTCATTTCTCTGCCTAAGAAAGTGCAGTTCTCCCTTTGTTTTAGTGGGATTAATAATAATTGCAAGACTTTAATTATACATATAACCCTAAGGATTATGTCGTTTTAGATAATTATAAACCATCTCTCCCATCATCCTTATAATAGTCATGTAGGTAGTGGAGAAAGTCATTGTTGCTTTTGCAGTTGAAAAATTAATTGAACTTGGATGAACTTCAGAAATGTGTCCAAGGTCAGATTTCCATGCCCACACTCTGCTTTGCATCTTAGATCATGATCTTTTATGCTGTGACTGTGGCAGGTACCACATAATGCCAGGAATGAGTGTGGCTTCTTGTTATTTACCAAGCCCTGTGTTTGCCCAAGTCTGCTTGCTACAAGCCTTTTCTTCGTTGGGCATTGACCCTCACTGAGTCAGACTTCCCACAGCTGTAGGACTTTTGCAAAGACTCGGTGCAGAGTTGCTAGTTACTGTAAATGAGTCGATgtatctgaggaaataaaacagcTCTGGCAGGATCCACACACGGGTTCTGTGAGGGAGCTGAAGTCACACTTTTAAGCACTGTGTGAGGTAGAAAGCAAGTTGGTCTTCCTGCTCTTGGGAGGTTGGCAGTGCAAAAACTGGCAGACATCAGTGTGAATAAACCCAGTGTGGAGTTGTAGCTGCTCAGAGTAAGGCCTGGAGGATCTCAGGGAGGAAGGCAAGTCCTCTACAGGGGCCACTGAGCAAGGCTTT
This is a stretch of genomic DNA from Meriones unguiculatus strain TT.TT164.6M chromosome 1, Bangor_MerUng_6.1, whole genome shotgun sequence. It encodes these proteins:
- the Casp7 gene encoding caspase-7 isoform X1 encodes the protein MEDLSEDRKKKKNASGRPVRTARDRVPTYLYSMDFEKMGKCIIINNKNFDRATGMDVRNGTDKDAEALFKCFRSLGFEVAVYNDCSCAKMQELLRRASEEDHSNAACFACVLLSHGEENLIYGKDGVTPIKDLTAHFRGDRCKTLLEKPKLFFIQACRGTELDDGIQADSGPISDTDANPRYKIPVEADFLFAYSTVPGYYSWRNPGKGSWFVQALCSILDEHGKDLEIMQILTRVNDRVARHFESQSEDPRFNEKKQIPCVVSMLTKELYFGR
- the Casp7 gene encoding caspase-7 isoform X2, with the translated sequence MTDGQDCLAKLENVDSSSEDGVDAKPDRSSFISAILQKKKKNASGRPVRTARDRVPTYLYSMDFEKMGKCIIINNKNFDRATGMDVRNGTDKDAEALFKCFRSLGFEVAVYNDCSCAKMQELLRRASEEDHSNAACFACVLLSHGEENLIYGKDGVTPIKDLTAHFRGDRCKTLLEKPKLFFIQACRGTELDDGIQADSGPISDTDANPRYKIPVEADFLFAYSTVPGYYSWRNPGKGSWFVQALCSILDEHGKDLEIMQILTRVNDRVARHFESQSEDPRFNEKKQIPCVVSMLTKELYFGR